The genome window ATCGAACCGTGGGAGATTTCAAGAACTGAAGGCCTACTGATCGGCGAGAAGGTGTGCTCTGCCGCTCGCACGGCTATCAATCTGGCGCAATGGGATTGGGTAGGGAAGAAGGCCGGATTGCCGGTCTGGAAAATGCTGGGCTTGGGCCGTAACAATCTCGTCCCAACTAGCGTAACAATTGGCATAGGATCGCCCCAAGAGGCGATTGAGCGACTGGACAAGTGGCGTCAAGAAACATCTGCGGCGTCTCTGAAGATTAAATTAGGAAGCCCTGAAGGCACAAGCGCGGACAAGGCGATGATGGAGGCTCTGATCAAGGAAGCCGGAGACGGCATGGCGCTGCGAGTAGACGCGAACGGCGGTTGGTCTCTATCGGACGCGATCGAGATGTGCAACTGGCTGAAAGGGCGCGGGGTCGATTATGTCGAGCAGCCCCTCAAGCGCGGAAACGAGGAGGAACTGATCGATCTTAAGCGCTCCACATCGATGCCCATATACATCGACGAGAGCTGTTGGACCAAGGCCGACATCCTCGCCTATGCCGATCGGGTCGATGGCATCAACATCAAACTCATGAAGTGCGGCGGAATCAGCGAGGCTTTGCGGATGGTCGCAGTGGCCAATGCGCTGGGCATCAAGGTGATGTACGGCTGCTATTCCGACACGTCGCTAGCCATATCGGGCGCGTCCCAAATCTCGTCGCTGGCAGATCATCTCGATCTGGACAGCCACTTGAACTTGGCCGACGACCCGTTTGAGGGAGTCTCTATGATCGATGGCCGAATTGTGCCGACCGACCGACCGGGCTTGGGGGTCGTAAGGCGTGAGAATTGAGCCTAATACAAAGTCGGCGATCTTGTATCACGGCGGCTTCTTGGGTCCCTACGGCAAGACCGGCAATGCTCTGTTGCGCTACGCGGACTTTG of Armatimonadota bacterium contains these proteins:
- a CDS encoding dipeptide epimerase, which translates into the protein MQLEFEAFSVTKKVPLTISRGTTAQTHNVWVRISGESTEGWGEASPFGVGDTAQSTDLILSELARSRPLVGSIEPWEISRTEGLLIGEKVCSAARTAINLAQWDWVGKKAGLPVWKMLGLGRNNLVPTSVTIGIGSPQEAIERLDKWRQETSAASLKIKLGSPEGTSADKAMMEALIKEAGDGMALRVDANGGWSLSDAIEMCNWLKGRGVDYVEQPLKRGNEEELIDLKRSTSMPIYIDESCWTKADILAYADRVDGINIKLMKCGGISEALRMVAVANALGIKVMYGCYSDTSLAISGASQISSLADHLDLDSHLNLADDPFEGVSMIDGRIVPTDRPGLGVVRREN